One segment of Fusarium falciforme chromosome 13, complete sequence DNA contains the following:
- a CDS encoding SPBc2 prophage-derived aminoglycoside N(3')-acetyltransferase-like protein YokD, with product MHPSLPKGPLCTRSSLANNPRSLGLSPGDTVLVHSSLSRIGWINGGAETLVHSLLDVLSPQGTLVVPTHTGSNSDPAGWVNPPVPQSWWQTIRDTMPVFDVRTSRTERMGVVSETVRTWPGAVRSMHPQTSFSAIGANSKVVTEAHALDSLLGDESPLTRLEDVDAKVLLLGVGFDVCTCFHLAEYRTNSRKADNSFAALVGGKRTWMTVLDVAVSNVDFLELGKDFVAETGLTNGKIGGAECWLFSLPQAVKFAEKWFASHRVPA from the coding sequence ATGCATCCGTCACTCCCCAAAGGGCCGCTCTGCACCAGGTCCTCCCTGGCCAACAACCCTCGCAGTCTCGGCCTCAGCCCAGGGGACACAGTTCTCGTCCATTCCTCCCTCAGTCGTATTGGCTGGATTAATGGTGGAGCCGAAACCCTCGTCCACTCTCTTCTCGATGTCCTCTCTCCCCAAGGCACTCTAGTCGTTCCCACGCATACCGGTAGCAACTCAGACCCAGCAGGGTGGGTTAACCCGCCTGTTCCCCAATCATGGTGGCAGACTATTCGAGATACTATGCCTGTATTCGACGTGCGAACCAGTCGAACCGAGCGTATGGGTGTTGTATCGGAAACGGTCCGAACTTGGCCAGGTGCAGTGAGGAGTATGCATCCTCAGACATCGTTCAGTGCGATTGGTGCGAATTCGAAAGTTGTTACGGAGGCGCATGCACTGGATAGCCTGCTCGGTGACGAGAGTCCCCTAACACGATTGGAAGACGTGGATGCGAAAGTTCTACTCTTGGGAGTTGGGTTCGACGTTTGCACGTGTTTTCATCTGGCCGAGTATAGAACCAATTCACGAAAGGCTGATAACTCGTTTGCGGCTCTGGTGGGCGGAAAGCGGACATGGATGACGGTGTTGGACGTCGCTGTGAGTAACGTCGATTTTCTCGAGCTAGGGAAGGATTTTGTCGCTGAAACCGGCCTCACCAATGGTAAGATTGGTGGAGCAGAGTGTTGGTTGTTCTCCCTGCCGCAGGCAGTCAAGTTTGCTGAGAAGTGGTTTGCATCGCATCGAGTGCCTGCTTAA
- a CDS encoding MARVEL domain-containing protein, translated as MAHTGIAHKVISVILRLGEFVCAVIVLGILSRFCYLISIPQAEADGRIIYAMAVAGIGIVYSFFFCPPFKSLFLGFPFDFILFVMWLVAYCLLQTFLHFTSSILGIYVFHIYIKLEETRRDIKHHAEKLTKGHPQAHGYEQGVEGQNGAANTQSTVPTTTVPTTTV; from the exons ATGGCACACACCGGTATTGCGCACAAAGTCATTTCTGTTATCCTCCGTCTTGGTGAATTTGTCTGCGCTGTGATTGTCCTTGGAATTCTCTCTCGCTTCTGTTATCTCATTAGCATCCCGCAGGCGGAAGCCGATGGACGGATCATCTATGCCATGGCCGTCGCGGGCATCGGTATTGTCTACTCGTTCTTTTTTTGTCCGCCATTCAAATCTCTCTTTTTGGGATTCCCATTTGACTTTATACTGTTTGTGATGTGGCTTGTGGCATACTGTCTGCTTCAGACC TTCCTCCACTTTACCAGTAGCATTCTC GGGATATATGTCTTCCATATTTACatcaagctcgaggagacAAGGCGCGACATCAAGCATCATGCGGAAAAACTCACCAA AGGTCATCCTCAAGCGCATGGCTACGAGCAGGGAGTCGAAGGGCAGAATGGCGCGGCAAATACCCAGTCTACAGTGCCTACCACTACAGTGCCTACCACTACAGTATAA
- a CDS encoding DUF2263 domain-containing protein yields the protein MAPPRSSRVRPSEVAADTKRNFIPLVKKNYGDIFPPYSYLYRQPIAQLTIQRSKPSTRPPSFRIEVGDPVMKALAYAAMDTQASEAVGGPRVRIPFICAANERRPGGDWEIGRVGYEEKLCRRSNLSATLNAPWPNSPEPNNYPIPSQGGILSDVVVVCRGPHDRYDRLDSWFDLPVVSVPPTRWPKLKDNGHKYSFAEEREMTRDKLRGTLRICLYNGYDRVVIGDFGLGSGYRNPPQELAELWRDVFLFDPDLRGQFAYVVFVFENPLQSTTRYILDGITKNESGSKAKPRAGSSSSSSSSKDDGSAPTDRHIFEQVFSPAEVDRVLRQPDPRYGLGMITT from the coding sequence ATGGCTCCACCCAGATCTAGCCGGGTACGGCCTTCCGAAGTCGCAGCCGATACCAAAAGGAATTTCATCCCACTTGTCAAGAAGAACTACGGTGACATCTTTCCACCTTACTCCTACCTTTATCGGCAACCTATCGCACAGCTCACCATTCAGCGTTCAAAACCTAGTACCCGGCCGCCCTCCTTCAGAATCGAGGTTGGCGATCCGGTCATGAAGGCCCTTGCCTACGCTGCAATGGATACGCAAGCGAGCGAGGCAGTCGGTGGCCCCCGTGTGCGAATTCCTTTCATCTGTGCCGCCAATGAACGAAGACCTGGGGGAGATTGGGAGATTGGTCGTGTCGGATATGAAGAGAAGCTTTGCCGACGAAGTAACCTCTCAGCCACTCTCAACGCACCTTGGCCCAATTCGCCGGAACCAAACAACTACCCCATCCCATCGCAGGGCGGCATCCTGTCCGATGTTGTCGTAGTTTGTCGCGGGCCTCATGACCGCTATGATAGGTTGGACAGCTGGTTTGACCTACCTGTTGTGTCGGTTCCACCAACCCGGTGGCCGAAACTCAAGGACAACGGCCATAAGTATTCCTTTGCGGAGGAGCGCGAGATGACTCGCGACAAGCTCCGTGGCACGCTCCGTATCTGCCTCTACAATGGATATGATCGTGTGGTCATTGGCGACTTTGGCTTGGGCAGCGGTTATCGCAACCCACCTCAAGAGTTGGCGGAGCTTTGGCGGGATGTCTTTCTATTTGACCCGGATCTTCGCGGTCAATTTGCCTATGTGGTTTTCGTATTCGAGAACCCCCTTCAAAGCACGACGCGCTATATTCTCGATGGGATCACCAAGAACGAGAGTGGCTCCAAAGCCAAGCCTCGGGCTGGATCCTCGAGTTCATCGAGTTCAAGCAAGGACGATGGCAGCGCTCCCACCGATCGACACATCTTCGAGCAAGTCTTCAGCCCCGCTGAGGTTGACCGAGTACTTCGGCAACCCGATCCCCGGTATGGACTCGGCATGATCACGACGTGA
- a CDS encoding Endo/exonuclease/phosphatase domain-containing protein — translation MLLKHFLLHTLLAQTSITALPNPYTKNYDVEARDDHGDPADPIVISDCGDEAYLRDGKCVCNTEGREYDQFTKKCNGPLETNEEVAFIASEVTLPNARQGDEYSHRITGLIKGGGDSVTFSKHSRGPDWLFVSPDGVLSGTPGPEASISRVSIRATGTGSSTATAVFKIPVRPAGSPLVQKLQVLSYNMWHGGTQVNNYHEKQVRFLAMSGADIVGLQEDQSGRHAPRLASALGWHYWTSGGDVGILSKYPIVEEYGVIITPSRSGGARIALDGEDQQVNFYVAHLGHDPYGPYDFCFDNMTVERVLEREAQSGRTSQITDTLAAMEEHLAQADQVPTLLVGDINAPSHLDWIEELKEKNCGFWDVPWPTSVLPEEKGLIDSFRVANPDPVAVQGTTWSPVFPWNDSRDLPEPQDRIDFIYYKGKGLKVQESRRVVVGEPKPYPDHKDNEWTTDHAAVLTVYELTA, via the coding sequence ATGCTTCTCAAACACTTCCTTCTTCACACACTTCTTGCCCAAACCTCAATCACCGCCCTCCCCAACCCTTACACCAAGAATTATGATGTTGAGGCTAGGGATGACCACGGGGATCCCGCGGATCCCATCGTGATCAGCGATTGTGGCGATGAGGCGTACCTAAGGGACGGCAAGTGTGTCTGCAACACGGAAGGTCGGGAGTATGACCAATTCACCAAGAAGTGCAACGGTCCCCTTGAGACCAATGAAGAAGTAGCATTTATCGCCTCTGAGGTTACACTTCCGAATGCTCGGCAGGGCGACGAGTACTCTCACCGCATCACTGGCCTTATCAAGGGTGGTGGTGACTCCGTCACCTTTTCCAAGCATAGCCGGGGCCCCGACTGGCTCTTTGTCAGTCCCGACGGCGTCCTCTCCGGCACGCCTGGTCCCGAGGCGAGCATATCCCGCGTCTCAATCCGCGCGACGGGCACCGGCAGTTCTACTGCCACTGCCGTCTTTAAGATCCCCGTCCGCCCTGCAGGCTCCCCCCTTGTGCAGAAGCTCCAGGTGCTCTCCTACAACATGTGGCATGGCGGTACTCAGGTCAACAACTACCATGAGAAGCAGGTCCGCTTCCTCGCCATGTCCGGCGCCGACATTGTCGGTCTTCAGGAGGATCAGTCTGGCCGCCACGCGCCTCGGCTCGCCTCGGCTCTGGGATGGCATTACTGGACTAGCGGCGGCGACGTTGGgatcctaagtaaatatcCCATTGTTGAGGAGTACGGTGTTATTATCACGCCTAGCCGCTCAGGTGGCGCGCGGATCGCTCTCGACGGCGAGGATCAGCAGGTCAACTTCTACGTCGCTCACTTGGGCCATGATCCGTACGGACCATACGACTTCTGCTTCGACAACATGACAGTCGAGCGAGTGCTGGAGCGCGAAGCGCAATCTGGCCGTACGTCGCAGATCACGGATACGTTGGCAGCTATGGAGGAACATCTTGCGCAGGCTGACCAAGTGCCTACCCTGCTCGTGGGGGATATTAATGCGCCGTCGCACCTTGATTGGATtgaggagctgaaggagaagaactgCGGATTCTGGGATGTGCCCTGGCCGACCTCAGTGTTACCAGAGGAAAAGGGGCTGATTGACTCGTTCCGCGTGGCCAACCCGGATCCAGTCGCGGTGCAAGGTACTACCTGGTCCCCTGTTTTCCCGTGGAATGATAGTCGGGATTTGCCTGAGCCGCAGGATAGAATTGACTTTATCTATTACAAGGGGAAGGGCTTGAAGGTGCAGGAATCGCGAAGGGTGGTCGTTGGAGAGCCCAAGCCGTATCCGGATCACAAAGATAATGAGTGGACTACGGACCATGCAGCCGTACTGACGGTCTATGAGCTGACCGCCTGA